A portion of the Candidatus Rokuibacteriota bacterium genome contains these proteins:
- the nrtS gene encoding nitrate/nitrite transporter NrtS, translating into MAAIVGTVLVGINQGDAMFHGLWPASLLWKVPLMYVVPFAVASVGAPLSSRIQSTGT; encoded by the coding sequence GTGGCCGCCATCGTCGGAACTGTTCTTGTCGGAATCAATCAAGGTGACGCCATGTTCCACGGGCTGTGGCCGGCGTCGCTGCTGTGGAAAGTGCCGTTGATGTACGTTGTTCCATTCGCTGTCGCTTCAGTCGGCGCGCCGCTCAGCAGCCGCATCCAATCAACCGGCACTTGA
- a CDS encoding ABC transporter substrate-binding protein yields the protein MKIFKVITLAVLAAFAGALAVGAPQAQTKEPIKVGLIQPLSGPVAASGSYITNAAKIAADRINAKGGVLGRPLELVIEDNKSDPAETRNAAEKLIVRDKVPVIIGAWGSSMTLAMMPLAAQHGVPIVVETSSSGKITDPKTPGQKVVSRISPTSELEAVGAGALIPKLGMKKIGYMAVNTDWGRGAVVAFGEAFKKNGATIEAVEYVGQADTDFYAQLTKFKAAGVDSIVITDDAPKTAKMLQQMKELGLNVKVLVTGGSAWPDSIIQLAGPKAAEGTMFINFYNPYDHAMAGDPDASKAYVEEWKKRNLPWIGIVEGMRGFDAVNVVAKAIEAAKEPTAPKIMAALKTLEMLGLYGLNKFDQNGQSYCNIIVAQVKDGKYSVVAMTPSSKLWEMSAAK from the coding sequence ATGAAGATATTCAAGGTCATCACGTTGGCAGTGCTGGCGGCGTTTGCAGGAGCCCTCGCGGTCGGGGCGCCGCAGGCGCAGACGAAGGAGCCCATCAAGGTCGGCCTCATCCAGCCGCTGTCGGGGCCCGTCGCCGCGTCCGGCTCCTACATCACCAACGCTGCCAAGATCGCCGCGGACCGGATCAACGCCAAGGGCGGTGTGCTCGGCCGCCCGCTCGAGCTGGTCATCGAGGACAACAAGTCCGATCCGGCCGAGACCCGCAACGCGGCCGAGAAGCTCATCGTGCGCGATAAGGTGCCGGTGATTATCGGAGCGTGGGGCTCGTCCATGACGCTCGCCATGATGCCGCTGGCCGCCCAGCACGGCGTTCCGATTGTTGTCGAGACCTCCAGCTCCGGCAAGATCACCGACCCCAAGACGCCCGGCCAGAAGGTCGTCAGCCGCATCAGCCCGACCAGCGAGCTCGAGGCCGTCGGTGCCGGCGCCCTCATCCCGAAGCTCGGCATGAAGAAGATCGGCTACATGGCGGTGAACACCGACTGGGGCCGCGGGGCCGTGGTCGCCTTCGGCGAGGCCTTCAAGAAGAACGGCGCCACGATTGAGGCGGTCGAGTACGTGGGCCAAGCCGACACCGACTTCTACGCCCAGCTGACGAAGTTCAAGGCGGCCGGTGTGGACAGCATCGTCATCACCGACGACGCGCCGAAGACCGCGAAGATGCTCCAGCAGATGAAGGAGCTCGGCCTCAACGTCAAGGTGCTCGTGACAGGCGGCTCGGCGTGGCCCGATTCCATCATCCAGCTGGCGGGCCCGAAGGCGGCCGAGGGGACGATGTTCATCAACTTCTACAACCCGTACGACCACGCCATGGCGGGCGACCCGGACGCCAGCAAGGCCTATGTCGAGGAGTGGAAGAAGCGCAACCTGCCGTGGATCGGCATCGTCGAGGGCATGCGCGGCTTCGACGCGGTCAACGTGGTCGCCAAGGCCATCGAGGCGGCCAAGGAGCCGACGGCGCCCAAGATCATGGCGGCGCTCAAGACACTCGAGATGCTCGGCCTCTACGGCCTGAACAAGTTCGACCAGAACGGGCAGAGCTACTGCAACATCATCGTGGCGCAGGTCAAGGACGGCAAGTACTCCGTCGTGGCCATGACGCCCAGCTCCAAGCTGTGGGAGATGTCCGCCGCCAAGTAG
- a CDS encoding branched-chain amino acid ABC transporter permease: MAELVQHVVNGLILGGGYALMGIGLTLIFGIMRVVNFAHGELFMLGAFFLYTLFSLWGVNFFVACLLAVTGVALVGAVVERLILRRLRDQPIEIPMLAMVALSVIIQNAAILIWDPSPKTIRHPFSPVPLTFGTIHVVAIRVFAGAVAVALIVGAHLFIQKTRLGRAMRATFQDTDMARLTGVDVDRIYMFTFGFGAALAGASGALLGAVFWVYPAMGDLAALKSFAVVIMGGLGNFLGAIVGGLLLGVAESLGAGYISSGYKDAIGFVLIILLLVWRPQGLFVTKGLPR, encoded by the coding sequence ATCGCCGAGCTCGTCCAGCACGTCGTCAACGGCCTCATCCTGGGGGGCGGCTATGCCCTGATGGGGATCGGCCTCACCCTCATCTTCGGCATCATGCGCGTGGTCAACTTCGCCCACGGCGAGCTCTTCATGCTGGGCGCCTTCTTCCTCTACACGCTCTTCTCGCTGTGGGGCGTCAATTTCTTCGTCGCGTGCCTCCTGGCGGTGACGGGCGTCGCGCTCGTCGGCGCGGTCGTGGAGCGGCTGATCCTGCGACGCCTGCGCGATCAGCCCATCGAGATCCCCATGCTCGCCATGGTGGCGCTGTCCGTCATCATCCAGAACGCGGCGATCCTCATCTGGGACCCGTCGCCGAAGACCATCAGGCACCCGTTCTCCCCGGTGCCGCTGACCTTCGGGACCATCCACGTGGTCGCGATCCGCGTCTTCGCGGGCGCCGTCGCCGTCGCGCTGATCGTGGGCGCGCACCTGTTCATCCAGAAGACGCGGCTCGGGCGGGCCATGCGCGCCACCTTCCAGGACACCGACATGGCGCGGCTGACGGGCGTGGACGTGGACCGCATCTACATGTTCACGTTCGGCTTCGGCGCGGCGCTGGCGGGCGCCTCGGGCGCGCTCCTGGGCGCCGTCTTCTGGGTGTACCCCGCGATGGGGGACTTGGCGGCGCTCAAGTCCTTCGCCGTCGTCATCATGGGCGGGCTCGGCAACTTCCTGGGCGCCATCGTGGGCGGCCTGCTCCTTGGCGTGGCCGAGAGCCTGGGCGCCGGCTACATCTCCTCCGGCTACAAGGACGCGATCGGCTTCGTCCTCATCATCCTGCTTCTCGTGTGGCGGCCGCAGGGCCTCTTCGTCACGAAGGGGCTGCCACGGTGA
- a CDS encoding branched-chain amino acid ABC transporter ATP-binding protein/permease translates to MSSTVPWGFAAAALLLVLPLLGVDDYYLHLLIMGGIFFLLSAGMNLLLAAGQLNLGHTAFFGIGAYASGLLSLHFGLSPVFTLPAAALVSGVAGWLLGMVTLRLRGAYFVLVTIGFAEVTRLVATNWMDLTQGPMGLAGVPPFNLGAERFTLTGKRDYYYLMVVLAGATLWVTARLLRSRVGRALRAVRENESLAESSGISAYRHTMLAMVVSCLLAGAGGGFYAHYITFLSPELFGFQNTVTMAVMVVAGGQGTVLGPAVGALVFTFVPELLRMAAFYRMLLYGVILLLVVMFMPRGLVFYLRRLVVAGAPAPAEPGSGGAAFEAGIGAPAPGPALSVRDVTVRFGGLAAVEGLSLDLGRGEILALIGPNGAGKSTAFNVVTGFQPPDAGRVHFEGADITAEPPYRIAERGLVRMFQRTSLFPEAAVLDNVLTACHRLARTGLRDVLLMTRSHRLEEHRLEERARTLLAFVGLGHKGDEPARSLSCGEQRLLGLAIALAPAPSVLLLDEPAAGLNAVETERLMRLIEGIRARGLSVLLVEHDMKLVMGICDRVVVLNYGVKIAEGTPAEIQRHAEVIRAYLGSGDAFARP, encoded by the coding sequence GTGAGCTCCACGGTGCCCTGGGGGTTTGCGGCTGCCGCGCTGCTGTTGGTACTGCCGCTTCTCGGCGTGGACGACTACTACCTCCACCTGCTCATCATGGGCGGCATCTTCTTCCTGCTGTCGGCCGGCATGAACCTCCTCCTGGCAGCCGGCCAGCTGAACCTCGGCCACACGGCGTTCTTCGGTATCGGCGCCTACGCGTCGGGACTGCTCTCGCTCCACTTCGGCCTCTCGCCTGTCTTCACGCTGCCGGCGGCGGCCCTCGTCTCGGGTGTGGCAGGCTGGCTCCTCGGCATGGTCACGCTCAGGCTCCGGGGCGCCTACTTCGTGCTCGTGACGATCGGCTTCGCCGAGGTGACCCGGCTCGTGGCGACCAACTGGATGGACCTGACCCAGGGGCCCATGGGCCTCGCCGGCGTGCCGCCCTTCAATCTCGGCGCCGAGCGCTTCACACTCACCGGCAAGCGCGACTACTACTACCTCATGGTGGTCCTTGCGGGCGCGACGCTGTGGGTGACGGCGCGGCTTCTGCGCTCGCGCGTGGGGCGCGCGCTCCGCGCCGTGCGCGAGAACGAAAGCCTGGCCGAGTCCTCGGGGATCAGCGCCTACCGCCACACCATGCTGGCGATGGTGGTCTCGTGCCTCCTGGCCGGCGCCGGCGGCGGTTTCTACGCCCACTACATCACCTTTCTCTCCCCCGAGCTCTTCGGCTTCCAGAACACGGTTACGATGGCCGTCATGGTCGTCGCGGGCGGTCAGGGCACCGTGCTTGGCCCCGCGGTGGGCGCGCTCGTCTTCACCTTCGTGCCCGAGCTGCTGCGGATGGCGGCTTTCTACCGCATGCTGCTCTACGGCGTCATCCTGCTCCTGGTGGTGATGTTCATGCCCAGGGGACTCGTGTTCTATCTTCGCAGGCTCGTCGTTGCGGGCGCGCCTGCGCCTGCCGAGCCGGGGTCCGGCGGCGCGGCGTTCGAGGCGGGTATCGGCGCCCCGGCGCCGGGCCCGGCGCTCTCGGTGCGGGATGTCACGGTGCGCTTCGGCGGCCTCGCGGCCGTCGAAGGGCTCAGCCTCGATCTCGGCCGCGGCGAGATCCTGGCGCTCATCGGCCCCAACGGCGCCGGCAAGTCCACGGCCTTCAACGTCGTCACGGGCTTCCAGCCGCCCGATGCGGGGCGCGTGCATTTCGAGGGCGCGGACATCACGGCCGAGCCGCCCTACCGGATCGCGGAGCGCGGCCTCGTGCGCATGTTCCAGCGCACGAGCCTCTTCCCGGAAGCCGCCGTGCTCGACAACGTGCTGACCGCATGCCACAGGCTCGCCCGCACGGGCCTGCGCGACGTGCTCCTCATGACCCGCTCACATCGTTTGGAGGAGCACCGCCTCGAGGAACGGGCGCGGACCCTCCTTGCCTTCGTGGGGCTCGGCCACAAGGGAGACGAGCCGGCGCGCAGCCTGTCGTGCGGGGAGCAGCGGCTGCTGGGACTCGCCATCGCGCTGGCGCCGGCGCCGTCGGTGCTGCTGCTCGACGAGCCGGCGGCCGGCCTCAACGCCGTCGAGACCGAACGGCTCATGCGCCTGATCGAGGGCATCCGCGCGCGAGGCCTCTCCGTCCTGCTCGTCGAGCACGACATGAAGCTCGTCATGGGCATATGCGACCGCGTGGTGGTGCTGAACTACGGGGTGAAGATCGCCGAGGGGACGCCGGCCGAGATCCAGCGCCACGCCGAGGTGATCCGCGCCTACCTGGGGTCGGGAGACGCTTTTGCTCGTCCTTGA